In Patagioenas fasciata isolate bPatFas1 chromosome 20, bPatFas1.hap1, whole genome shotgun sequence, a genomic segment contains:
- the PPP1R26 gene encoding protein phosphatase 1 regulatory subunit 26 isoform X3, with translation MFLMNASRLVALQTKWESFGAARNCRYPVCFSDAEGDVTRTSVSAKVQMIINNLQSQESPLGMNNEYDCIMQKKQKGEKGTSNRVTSNTTLLQKHPQYTKCGCPADLDDTEVEENVGFGTLLLDSDSDDSVDRGIEEAIQEYLKAKSKSDQSLQRNAECSENVSGDKGFKREFSQNKMAGNLLPVNFKADVLSEEYLSDHLGIGKRLQPASPQSISSDDSFEQSIQAEIVQFLNEKKQQESSKCVIGEDKKDSHVRAVLKCNKETTNQPNCGAIKQGCNALLLRHHPQLQKTSAQPKCLQSKTQEQPSDFRQANQAYLEMATASQPWLAERNEESGANYWGTRGALINESVHASDSSSDDGIEEAIQLYQLEKIRKEAGHAAAPVPLQREQLDTKGMADISASLTISSTKSASPEIHKSRIGSKRKEINSKSTELESTSNEFNKLFKPLKKARHFAPPGNKIAACELTLQASCRADTSAELMCAEAILDISKTIMPSQMGSDSKSLAADSFFSPQLLSSSRCESDSSLVDSDDSIEQEIRAFLALKAQSESLGTKPPSLAHSIQMPLPSEQNSLTSTLEPSLPKTLKLSLSQKRRLKREGRIAKQGASKPPEQRETGLFQPGNHSRFPVLQEGCALSSPAELCDAQRLGSKETRQQQPAASELSGCVALDPVNPFIQVQSSTGKLMKNTIQTQERDGSDDESSSLDSDEDLDSAIKDLLRSKRKLKKKSKDQKSQCKKRVRFSETETQLLDEFSSLQQNEWKCKNPMLLKSCFSKPRKAVKENAIRNPPDNTSVKLTNEKPETVKNLEFNLQLKKGYKPKPISNQNNLRIAKNRKCAFTAASDADDSSSVDSDDSIEQEIRKFLAEKAKDTAGNSEMQKDDVTLDLLSVTKPAANKGKAKQQLVENELDLMLGQGKKTEMSQQTDELKNSQRTEGKSAILHGSGKSASSAENVHTTGRSKAKQGAVEVKGVAGGELAGNAMGKNDVPPTEPEQKMLPPKTSKNEGRKVQKAMNAKSRAKRKNTFHLKISSKFIAGLKYARDRKKSLLLNKRQKAECLLAQSSALGAEVASQDTDRLNQGRGAPLPKGEFSGESTTATKESSSAQKLPVEVLSPHVAETCESLEAAPLYIKEGAGGCRRAGASGDQSHSHVSLPSQERSVAAVKADKVWGGTSEAESIQMWIEEGDSHKGSWANSNLDPPRPEHGMAVVKADKMSRDTSQQSVRVCSKGEDTQQDRRPDPSLGCPLQTLNVTAVAMDRTSGGTCTNTSMQMCIKKEKVICQDSERQEEIQVSSTSLEGKIPVLQDRETAGEVDQGQEVLDKTFAKCSAVPAGHCPDSLLKGKLSNMFCAIEQS, from the exons ATGTTCCTTATGAATGCTTCTCGTTTGGTAGCTCTTCAGACAAAATGGGAGTCCTTTGGAGCTGCGAGGAATTGTAGATACCCCGTTTGCTTCTCTGACGCTGAAGGGGACGTCACTAGAACCTCTGTAAGTGCGAAAGTGCAAATGATCATAAACAACCTGCAAAGTCAAGAGTCTCCCCTGGGTATGAACAATGAGTATGATTGTATTATGCAGAAGAaacaaaagggagaaaagggCACTAGTAACAGAGTCACATCTAACACCACGTTGCTACAGAAGCATCCTCAATATACCAAGTGTGGATGCCCCGCAGATTTGGACGACACCGAAGTGGAAGAGAACGTGGGGTTTGGGACTCTCTTGCTCGATTCTGATAGCGACGATTCTGTTGACCGAGGTATCGAGGAAGCCATTCAAGAGTActtgaaagcaaaaagcaaaagtgACCAGTCCTTGCAAAGGAATGCAGAGTGTTCTGAGAATGTAAGCGGAGACAAAGGGTTTAAGAGAGAATTCTCCCAGAACAAAATGGCTGGTAACCTTCTCCCCGTGAACTTTAAAGCTGACGTGCTCTCTGAAGAGTACCTGTCTGACCACCTGGGAATTGGTAAAAGGCTGCAGCCTGCTTCCCCTCAGAGCATCAGCAGCGATGACTCTTTTGAACAGAGCATACAGGCTGAAATAGTGCAGTTCCTGAATGAGAAGAAGCAGCAAGAATCAAGTAAATGTGTAATCGGGGAGGATAAGAAAGACTCCCATGTGAGAGCTGTCTTAAAAtgcaacaaagaaacaacaaaccaaccaaactgtGGTGCTATAAAGCAAGGCTGTAATGCGCTCCTCTTGAGACACCATCCCCAGCTACAGAAAACCAGCGCGCAGCCCAAGTGTTTGCAGTCGAAAACCCAGGAACAGCCCAGTGATTTCAGGCAAGCGAACCAAGCGTATCTAGAAATGGCCACTGCCAGCCAGCCCTGGTTAGCAGAGCGAAATGAAGAAAGTGGAGCTAATTACTGGGGGACGAGGGGAGCGCTGATCAACGAGAGCGTGCACGCGTCTGACTCGAGCAGCGATGATGGTATAGAAGAAGCCATTCAGCTTTATCAGCTGGAGAAAATCAGGAAAGAGGCAGGTCATGCAGCAGCCCCTGTGCCTTTGCAGAGGGAACAACTCGACACAAAGGGTATGGCGGACATTTCTGCGAGCCTGACGATTAGCTCAACAAAAAGTGCCTCACCAGAAATCCATAAAAGCCGTATCGGCAGCAagagaaaagaaattaattcaaagtcaacagaattagaaagcaccAGCAATGAATTTAACAAGCTGTTTAAACCACTGAAAAAAGCCAGGCACTTTGCACCTCCGGGAAACAAGATCGCTGCTTGCGAGCTCACGTTGCAGGCCTCTTGCAGAGCAGACACATCTGCAGAACTCATGTGTGCGGAAGCTATCCTCGATATTTCCAAAACAATCATGCCATCCCAAATGGGAAGTGACAGCAAATCACTGGCCGCAGACTCCTTCTTTTCTCCCCAGCTTCTCTCGTCCTCCCGCTGTGAAAGCGACAGCAGCCTTGTGGACAGCGATGACAGTATAGAGCAAGAAATCAGGGCTTTTTTGGCTCTGAAAGCACAGTCGGAAAGCCTCGGAACAAAGCCTCCCAGCCTGGCACACTCCATCCAGATGCCTTTGCCTTCTGAGCAAAACAGCCTTACCAGTacccttgagccttctcttcccaAAACACTGAAGCTATCACTGagtcagaagaggagactgaaaagggaaggaaggataGCAAAACAAGGCGCATCAAAACCACCTGAACAGCGGGAGACGGGACTTTTCCAGCCAGGTAACCATTCCAGATTTCCTGTGCTCCAAGAGGGATGTGCCCTGAGCAGCCCTGCGGAACTCTGCGATGCTCAAAGGCTGGGCAGCAAAGAGACTCGGCAGCAGCAGCCGGCAGCTTCCGAATTATCGGGATGTGTGGCCTTGGACCCTGTAAACCCTTTCATCCAGGTTCAGAGTAGCACAGGAAAGCTTATGAAAAATACCATCCAAACGCAGGAGCGGGATGGTTCGGATGATGAGAGCAGTTCTCTCGATAGTGATGAGGACCTTGATAGCGCTATCAAGGACCTTTTACGgtctaaaagaaaattaaagaagaaatccAAGGACCAGAAGTCTCAGTGCAAGAAGAGAGTCAGATTTAGCGAGACCGAAACTCAGCTGCTAGATGAATTCAGTAGCCTCCAACAAAACGAGTGGAAATGTAAAAACCCCATGCTACTGAAAAGCTGCTTCTCAAAACCTAGAAAAGCTGTGAAAGAGAATGCAATCAGAAACCCTCCAGACAACACGAGTGTCAAACTTACCAATGAAAAACCAGAAACCGTGAAAAACTTAGAGTTTAACCTACAGCTTAAAAAAGGATATAAACCGAAACCAATTTCAAACCAGAATAACCTGCGGATAGCTAAAAATAGAAAATGTGCTTTCACAGCTGCATCAGACGCCGATGACAGCAGCTCAGTGGACAGCGATGACAGCATCGAGCAAGAAATTAGGAAGTTTTTGGCAGAAAAAGCTAAAGACACCGCAGGCAATTCAGAGATGCAAAAAGATGATGTCACTCTGGACCTGTTGAGCGTGACCAAACCAGCTGCtaataaaggaaaagcaaagcaacagCTGGTTGAAAATGAGCTTGACCTCATGCTGGGCCAGGGTAAAAAGACTGAGATGTCTCAGCAAACTGATGAGTTGAAGAACTCTCAGAGAACGGAAGGGAAAAGTGCAATTTTACATGGCAGTGGGAAATCTGCTTCCTCTGCAGAGAATGTTCATACTACTGGCCGGTCGAAAGCTAAGCAAGGAGCGGTGGAGGTTAAAGGTGTTGCTGGTGGTGAGTTGGCCGGAAACGCAATGGGTAAAAACGATGTCCCTcctacagagcccgagcagaaaATGCTTCCACCTAAAACCAGCAAAAATGAAGGTCGTAAAGTGCAAAAAGCAATGAATGCAAAGTCTCGAGCTAAAAGAAAGAACACCTTCCATCTAAAAATTTCAAGTAAATTTATTGCAGGTCTAAAATATGCTCGGGACAGGAAAAAATCCCTGCTTTTGaacaaaaggcagaaagcagaGTGTTTGCTCGCCCAGAGCAGTGCGTTAGGAGCAGAGGTGGCTTCCCAGGACACTGACAGACTTAACCAGGGAAGAGGAGCCCCCTTGCCGAAAGGTGAATTTAGTGGGGAGAGCACGACAGCGACAAAAGAATCCAGTTCTGCTCAGAAGCTCCCTGTGGAAGTGTTGAGTCCCCATGTAGCAGAAACCTGTGAAAGTCTGGAAGCTGCTCCTTTGTATATCAAAGAGGGAGCAGGGGGTTGCAGAAGGGCTGGTGCTTCGGGAGATCAGTCACATTCACACGTGAGTCTCCCCTCACAGGAACGGAGTGTAGCAGCAGTAAAAGCAGATAAGGTTTGGGGAGGAACATCCGAAGCTGAGAGCATACAGATGTGGATCGAGGAAGGAGATAGCCACAAAGGCAGCTGGGCCAATTCAAATTTAGATCCCCCACGCCCTGAGCACGGTATGgcggtggtaaaagcagataaaaTGAGCAGAGACACATCTCAGCAGAGCGTACGTGTGTGCAGCAAGGGAGAGGATACCCAGCAGGACAGGAGGCCAGATCCAAGTTTAGGTTGCCCACTGCAAACACTCAATGTGACAGCAGTAGCCATGGATAGAACTAGTGGAGGAACATGTACAAATACCAGTATGCAGATGTGCATTAAGAAGGAAAAAGTTATCTGCCAGGACAGTGAGAGGCAGGAGGAAATTCAGGTATCCAGCACCAGTTTGGAAGGAAAAATCCCTGTCCTGCAGGATAGGGAAACTGCTGGTGAAGTGGACCAAGGGCAGGAAGTTTTAGACAAAACCTTTGCAAAATGCTCTGCCGTACCTGCAGGGCACTGCCCAGATTCCCTCTTGAAAGGAAAGCTTTCAAATAT GTTTTGTGCAATAGAACAAAGCTAG